TTCACAATAACAGTATGCAGCTTTAATGAATGGAACGCTTGGCCTCAGAACGTGTTGTTCTGAGGTTGAATGGCTTAGGTCAAACATTCTGTGTCACATCACCTTCTGGTCAGTTCCTCTGGAGTAGTTTTGGGCACCAGTGGTTTATCCAAGGCTACCTCAATCATCACGTAAGTCTTGGAGCCTGTAAACACCTGTCATTTACAGGAATGACTTGTTAATATGCTGCATAACAACAGGTAATTAGTATATTAGAACTTTGTTCTGTTATCAGTGCATCTGTATTAAAAACTAAACCATAGTTTACTCACAGTAAATGACTCGTATGGTATGACATTGTCCTGCTGTTCAGTAGAAACTTACATTTCCCTCTGTGTTCATGTACACTTCAGGTTTGGTCTTCACTTGACTCGCCTTGACATGATTCATCTTCACTTGACTTGACCGGTGGCTGTTTGCGCTGTCTGCTGAAGTTGCCCGACTCTGATTGGCAGGGAgctaaaatcatgaaaacattcaATCAAAAGATTTTGCATAGTCTCACGTGAAAAACACCCCTTAAAGTATGTACAtaactgtgtgaatgtgggtaaTACCCTGTTCATCAGCGTGGCCCCAGAAAAGGGATGAACGGTGTACGCTCCTCGGATGCGCGTGACTCCGGGATATAGCAGCCGTCCCATGTCCACAAACGCAACCCCATGGATGGACCTCTCTATGTTCTCCTCAGTTgtctatctcacacacacaaagtttgtTAAACCACTCGGCAAGATAAATAATCTCAAAATGCTTCATTCAAATGACTTAAAGACTAAAACATCATGTTAGCGTTGGTTAAAACTTGAATGCAACTTGATATTGTTACGTTTTCTGAACTTATCCTTTGATATCAATGCTTTTCACACCTGTTTGCCCTTTCGTAACGTTGTGACCGTCCTCATGATCTCCACTGGCCACAGTCTGCTCTCAGTGATCCTCTGCCGAAGCCTGGAATTACAgtcaatagtaaaaaaaaaagaccttttcGACAGGTTTTTGACATGAAAACTAAACTCTGCTAtggtgagaaacacaaaaagtgtcatgtggagctgaaagaCTTGAGCAGCACTGtctgtgaactcatttgacgaAGGTTTGACTGTAACTGACATTCATTTCTATGACAAGaattacacactacagcttaaAAATCACTTGTTGAAATCcattttaaagatttaatgaaatgtaattgacccttttttctttaatactTTATCTACTTCATTATTACAGTACTTACTCTCTCCAATCGTTCTTTATGAAGTCTTCTCTGTTTAAATGACTTTTGGCCTTGGTTTCTCTTGGTTTTTGTGGCTtttaatttgttgttaaagcacttttaaactcagtaaattattattataagcagtagtagtagtagtagtagtaaaaatagtagtagtagtagtatttaaGTCCAGAAATAGTCTCAAGAAACTGAATTATGTGGGTAAGTGACCTGGCAGTTCCATCTTCATCCATGAAGCAGTGCATCTCAGTGTCCCAGCTCACCCTGCACTTGAAAGTCTCTGCCTCCTCACGAAAGGCCCGGTCCTGTAGGAATATTTAAGACATTCGGCCGTGTAATTCaccatgtttgcatgtgtttcttATCATTAGCTAACCCTGTGTCTTGAATATACCATGACCTTAAAGTCTGGCCATATCTATCAAATGTCTATCAAAATCTATATCTATCAAAAGGTATTTATCTGATATTCCTTGCTTTAATGGTCCATATGTCAGCATTTAGTGGCGGTAATGCGACACACAGCAAAATCTGAAGGCTGCTGGACATGCAGTTACCTCGATGCCGGTCAGCTCGCCGTCCTCCAGCTCGATGGGCTCTTCGTGGAAATAGGCTCCATGGATGAAGTGGTTGTCTGGGACCAGCACGTCCAGATGGAGTCTcttcttcagtctggttttaatttCCCTATGCCCCCCTGACTTCAGGTGTCCTTTACAAAACACCAGCACCTGATCCTCCTAAGAGTGAGAAGAAGTCAGTAGCCACAGTAGTTAGATCTTAAATCATGAAAGGTTTAAAAAGATTTCCAAAAAAACGGTGTCAAAGAAACATTATATGATTGTCATGGGTTATGTCCAATAGAATTATGCTTAAAGAAGCTTCAGATTCACCTCTGCAGTCAGAGGGACCTCCAGCGCAGCAGTATAGGCGGCGGAAGCTGGGCTAGTGCCAGGTGTCAGTGAATCAGGGAGGGAGTAGGCTGTCTCTACGGTTACTGTCAGCATGTTGGAGGGTGAGAGTTCAGCCTCAGACAGCAGTGGAGTCGGTACACTGATGCGCACATCCAGGGTTGCTTGCTAAAGAGGATCAAATGATggcacacatttatttacattgtagTTACATCCTCATTCTAGATTCTAGATTTTCATCTTTCTCACAAAGACACCACAACATCACTTTGTCTAATTGGGAAAAATTggacaaatgacacattttacaaataaatgtattatttttattattattattattattattatcattatcattatcattatcattatcattattattgccCTTTAACAGTAGACAGCACTAATACAGTTGAGTTattaacaaacaaacctgaatgACATCTTTGATTGTGGAGCTGGTGAGTGGATGTAGTGGGACAGTGGATGAGAAGCTGCGCTTACCTGAAGAgaacagagaaaatcagtccaTCATtgccaagaaaaaaaagtcagatccTGCTGTTCTGACTTCCAGAGAACAGTGATACCttgcagcagcggcagcaggtCGACCACAGCCTGGCCCAGCACCACTGTCTTTGCATCAGCTTTCTTCACCTTGGGCAGAATctctgacactgtcactgtccatacgaaacaaaataaatataataaaaaaatagggGAAAACAAATAGgaattaaacaaaaattaacaaaaaaagttaaatagaGTAAAAGTAACTCATAAACGTTTACGTCGCAGGTTTTTTCTTGTAAATGGCTTGTTTGGTCAAATGGTTGTCAGTGTAACACATAATACTATCAGGCTggttagtgtgtttttttcattttgagcaCAACTCTCAGTTTAATGAAAATATCATCATTGTTTCCTCCATTGATGGTAGACGATGTGTACCGTCCATCTTCTGTTTAAATAGGGAAGCTAAGTGTGGCTCTCATGGAGACAACAGTGAAACAGTTTGCAGGAAGTCACagcaacaacactttttttaaatgtatcttaCCTATGATGGGTTTGTGGGCCATGCCACTCAGTGCGTGAGCGCCGCTGGGAGCAGGGAAGCTGCAGGTAAAGTTGTATTCAACACAATGCTCCAACGGGTTGAGTTCCTTCCTCTCTGACTCCCCCAGCATCATTCCATCTGTTTCAACCTTCAGAAAACTCAAGCTCTCTGCCTTTTTTCCTTGCTTAAAGTAGAATATACAGAGAATAAAAGAGCTTTAGatggattaaaaacacacatacattcaatgttatttttaaactcaGCTCAAATAACATGTAGTTATGAACTATACTACTAATGAAGAATGGAAAACAATAGTATGGATGCTCATTTTGAATAATTAATGAggggacatttatttaaattagctTGTGGGTTAAAGGTGCTAATAAAAAGTGCTagcaaactttttttaaagctaaagTGGCACCATGAAAGAACTgaacaaacaaatgtataaatatgtttgcGTATCAGAGCTAAAACAGGTGAGCTTACCAGGTTATTGCCACGAATGACAGTTATGTTTATCATGGTTATCTCTGCTGAACTATCTGGTGTCTCCATGTTTACACAATTGACAGATTAGCTGTTAGCTGTCCTGTGATATACTCGTTTGCTCGAGGGACACAAAAAGTCTTCTTCGTTGGTATTAGGGCAGTTGTTGAGACGTTATATTACGACCTATTGTTTCCCCTTTACCGTTGCTTTATTAGTTTGTtgtgaagatttaaaaaaagataaaagacacGTTTCGCTCTCATCTACGGTCACCAGAATCCACACGttctgtttccatgacgacGGTGGCTGGTGCGTTCAAGTACAGTCAGAAACGTTAGTTAGAAGTTCGGTGTCAGTAATAATGCAACTACATGGATGtcagctgctgtaaaacacccccaaaaaaactgtttttatttattttattcaatttaaaagtGCTAATGTGAGACTTCACTTTGAAATGTCTCTAACACATCCATGGCAGGCCCGCACAAAGAGTAGCAATGACATTACGCCACCAGTAGAGGGCAGCAATATTCTGAAGCGTGTTAATTCGCAGTCTACCCTACCGGAAGAGTAGAACAAGAACGACAGGGCTGACCTTCCGTGGTAGGTGAAGTCCTCACTTACGCGAGCATGGCAGGACGATCATTGACTAAAGGTATTTACACAACAACTATTTTAACAAACAGTGTCACTggagtgtattttatttctagTTAAGCATATTTAGTGAATAACGTTATGTTTAGATGCTAGCCGACAAGCTAGCTTCTTGGTGTAACGTTAACATCAAATGCTAGCTGTGTAGCTAGCGGTTCAGCCATGTTGCAAGTGTATATGTTTTGAAtgattgtgttttatgttgtagGACTTGTGTGGCTACGACAGCTACGGGCTGTGACAGGCGGTTACTCCTGTGGTGGACATCAGTATGCCACTGCAGCGTCTGTTCAATCTCTTCAACCCCAAAATGAAGATGCTACAGGTGAACTATCGTAGCAGGAACGTGTTGGTAGtgtgtggatttttttcttcttccctgcAGCATGTGTATGTCATCAACATTTCTCTTTCATGCAGAGAAAATAATGAACCTGCCTCTCGAGAAGCCAGACTTTTTCCGTGTGTCAGAGCTGGTCTCGTTGAAAGAGCTGTTTGACGCCAGAGTGCATCTTGGCCATAAAAAAACTTGCAGGCACAGGTTGGTATGATCATTTCACACATTGTGTAAAAGGTTATGTCAGGGTCATTCATAATCATCTTAAAATTAAAGATCTTCAAACTGCAGTCAAATCAACAGTCACATTTTCTAGTTATTCAGATTAATATGATTAACAGTGCACattgacaatttaaaattaactatgaaaactaaatatttatttatatgtttattttggtcatgtcagttagatcactcatcacacatcatcatagtgtagttcacacaatacccgaaagggaaagcgggagaagcaaaagcttatctagtcccgtccccattatccacagaatacatattttcatcatacaatacataattattctttttcttatgacattttgacaaaacatgtttcagcatcaggtagaaCTCAGAGATGTAGTCTatctctagacagtcaatcagactcccaTCCGTCCCGAATGTAGCCAGCCATGAAGGTCCCATCTGGGCAACTAGGTTCACTAGAACCTGCACTTCTTGTTGAGATATTGGTCCATAATTAACATTATCATTGTTTCTCTTTAGGTGAGGGAAATGTTTGGTTTACTAGACAAAAGGCATTGTTATGGCTGCATCTGCGTTAAGCTGGGCAATATCTTCTTGATTAATGTCAGAAATTAGTGAAGAATTGATCTGTGTTTTttccaaaacctcaaaatgactaTATCTTCTTCTTACACAAACCAAATATGTTCAGTTTACTTTCTAACTGTCAAATGTATTTCCTATTGCATTGCATATTGGtaaacatttctgtaaatctAAGTTGGCTGGTTTTCatattatctattattatttCGTTGTGTTGTCTTTTTCCTACAGCTTGTTTCTTGCATTATATTTTAACTCATGTGTCCTTGTTCTGTCATTAAAGGAAATCAAAGGTGCCTTAACAGAAACACGAATTTATAATATTGAACGTAATTGCAGTCAATAACTCTTAAATTAATTGTTATATTTCCTGTCCTGTATTGAACCCCgcgtttttttatttcatctcacTGTAATCCCTTTATTTAGGCTCATGGAGCCATACCTCTATGGCTGCCGTTTGGACCAAGATATAATTGATCTGGACCAGACTGTAGAGCACCTCCAGTTGGCCCTGAACTTCACTGCCCACGTAGCGTATCGTGGTGGTGTCATTCTGTTTATCAACCGCCGGCGTCAGTTTGGCCACCTGGTGGAGAACACTGCTGAAGAATGTGGTGAATATGCCCATACCCGTTACTGGCAGGGTGGCCTCTTCACCAACGCCCACATCCAGTACGGCACAGGAGTTCGCTTACCAGACCTAGTCGTCTTCCTGTCCACACTCAACAATGTGTTTCAGCAGCATGTGGGAATCAGAGACGCAGCGAAGATGAACATTCCCACAGTGGGTGTGGTGGATTCGAACTGTAACCCCAGTCTTATTACATACCCTGTGCCTGGGAATGATGACACTCCAGTTGCCATGGAGCTGTACTGTCGCTTGTTCAAGATGACTATCAACCGTGCCAAAGACAAAAGGAGGCAAATGGAGCTGCTACATAACCTGTCTGCACCCACCACGCCAAGCTCTTGACATGATATAATCTCATATAAGAGATATTGCGCCCCAAAAAACATCAGCTGCTCTTCATCATCAAGCCTCTACatgtggagaggagagagaactAATTGTTAGTATGTGGTGGCAGTGTTGAAGTGCAGTGCTGTCATGTATAAAgtcagaagtcacaaaatgaatcTTGTCTCTGTGACATGCATGTCTATTTCTAACCTTTTCCCAACAACCGTTGAGCTCAATCAGACAACTCTTTGTGTTactgtcacattcacactccGACTAATCAGTTCATATTAGGGAGGTACTTTTATGACTTTCTTAGTTCTGATACCCGTACCGTAGCGTGGGTGTACACATCCCGTGCCAGTGTTGAGCTGCTTTCTGGCAAACTCGGAAAATCTGTATATTCTGCAGTGATTGCAGAGAGGAGCTGTACGTGTGAAGTTGATTCTCCTTATAATACCCAAGTGAGCTGGTGTGGGAACATAGAGGCGTAGGTACAAACCTCACTTTTTGTTTTGGCAGGTCCAAGTCCATCTCCTGTTTGTGATTACCACAGTCTGTCTAGCATCCTCGTTCCTCCGGGTTTTTTGTACATCACAATCGCAAAGAATATTGccagtcattttgttttgtgacacCACAATATAATAGGCACATGTACAATAAAACATATGTATAATAGAACGGCTTCCCTAGTTTACATTGTACTCTATCAAAGAAATGCTGATGTTGGAGTGTTTATGTCACTATATTTGATCAGGTTTTGCAGTAACTTGCAGTGTGTCTTCGAACACTGGCATCACTGAGTGGTGTGATTTTGCAAGACgtcaaatgataaataaaaagttaaaatgatttGCACTTTGAGTGTGATTTCTGTTCCAATCTTCCAAATAGAGTCTTTTTCTGtgctttagttttttgtttttgtagaaaaaTCTA
This Solea solea chromosome 19, fSolSol10.1, whole genome shotgun sequence DNA region includes the following protein-coding sequences:
- the mrps2 gene encoding 28S ribosomal protein S2, mitochondrial; amino-acid sequence: MAGRSLTKGLVWLRQLRAVTGGYSCGGHQYATAASVQSLQPQNEDATEKIMNLPLEKPDFFRVSELVSLKELFDARVHLGHKKTCRHRLMEPYLYGCRLDQDIIDLDQTVEHLQLALNFTAHVAYRGGVILFINRRRQFGHLVENTAEECGEYAHTRYWQGGLFTNAHIQYGTGVRLPDLVVFLSTLNNVFQQHVGIRDAAKMNIPTVGVVDSNCNPSLITYPVPGNDDTPVAMELYCRLFKMTINRAKDKRRQMELLHNLSAPTTPSS